From the bacterium genome, one window contains:
- a CDS encoding glycosyltransferase family 2 protein, which yields MSAPRVTVVIPAFNRERFVGAAIESILAQSYPDFELLVIDDGSSDRTRDVVRACRDPRLRLLCHERNQGLPRVRNAGVDEARGQYLAFLDSDDVARPYRLARQVACLDRHPELAAVGAWIDWMDEQGRPLGRVKRRPVRPDDVAALRLFRQGIENTASLARTAILRQFRHDERFAVSEDFELWARVAGDHPIANLPEVLVRRRAHPQQTSRDRDEETRRYRQMIYARQLAALGVPFTEEDLRRHHLLRRMRKSGYAPDRAFVDWTEAWLRGLQAANAQTRRYPEPALSRLLGALWGRVCFDAAPSLGQAGAWRRFRASPLRRWTWAGVRGELALRGPRPLAWLAAHPSPAV from the coding sequence ATGAGCGCGCCGCGGGTCACCGTGGTCATCCCGGCCTTCAATCGCGAGCGCTTCGTCGGCGCGGCGATCGAGAGCATCCTGGCCCAGAGCTACCCCGACTTCGAGCTGCTGGTGATCGACGATGGCTCGAGCGACCGGACCCGCGACGTGGTGCGAGCGTGCCGCGATCCGCGCCTTCGCCTCCTCTGTCACGAGCGCAATCAGGGGCTGCCGCGCGTCCGCAATGCCGGCGTCGACGAGGCCCGCGGCCAGTACCTGGCGTTCCTCGACAGCGACGACGTCGCCCGTCCGTACCGCCTGGCGCGGCAGGTCGCGTGCCTCGATCGCCATCCCGAGCTCGCCGCGGTGGGCGCCTGGATCGACTGGATGGACGAGCAGGGCCGGCCGCTGGGACGGGTGAAGCGGCGGCCCGTGCGACCCGACGACGTCGCCGCGCTGCGCCTGTTCCGCCAGGGCATCGAGAACACCGCGAGCCTGGCGCGCACCGCGATCCTGCGCCAGTTCCGGCACGACGAGCGATTCGCCGTCAGCGAGGACTTCGAGCTCTGGGCCCGCGTCGCCGGCGATCATCCGATCGCCAACCTGCCCGAGGTGCTGGTGCGGCGGCGCGCGCACCCGCAGCAGACCAGCCGCGACCGCGACGAGGAGACCCGGCGCTATCGCCAGATGATCTACGCCCGGCAGCTCGCCGCGCTCGGCGTGCCCTTCACCGAGGAGGACCTGCGGCGCCACCACCTGCTGCGCCGCATGCGCAAGAGCGGCTACGCCCCCGACCGCGCCTTCGTCGACTGGACCGAGGCCTGGCTGCGCGGCCTGCAGGCGGCCAACGCGCAGACGCGCCGCTATCCGGAGCCGGCGCTGTCTCGTCTGCTGGGCGCGCTCTGGGGCAGGGTCTGCTTCGATGCGGCGCCGTCCCTGGGGCAGGCGGGGGCGTGGCGCCGCTTCCGCGCCTCGCCGCTGCGGCGGTGGACGTGGGCGGGAGTGCGCGGCGAGCTCGCCCTGCGCGGACCGCGACCGCTGGCCTGGCTGGCGGCTCATCCCTCGCCCGCCGTCTGA
- a CDS encoding acylglycerol kinase family protein has protein sequence MDLRIAPELDIGRPIRTGVINNPLSFRNRRRHVLPALLDVLRDHPWVAHHEVHQPEEIVAATQTLLGDGCELIVVNGGDGTVQAVLTGLFSHRPVDGLPLLAVLPGGTTNMVAADIGAMSRPVATLQRVLATARAGCLRGDAVQRPVMRVEITPETPPIYSMFFGTGAIYHGIRFCRQYVATLGLRGEIGPGVALAVFLSKIALGHGGSMFPPLHLSGRLDGRPLATGAYIGALVSTVSRQFLGLRPFWGEESAPLKYTAMSYAPQHLWRAAPAVMRGRPNRFVSPENGYTSHNAHELELHLDCGFTLDGELHTPRPGTAVRLRSGYHASFLRPRDP, from the coding sequence ATGGATCTGCGCATCGCGCCCGAGCTCGACATCGGCCGGCCGATCCGCACCGGCGTGATCAACAACCCGCTGAGTTTCCGTAACCGGCGGCGGCACGTTCTGCCGGCGCTGCTCGACGTCCTCCGCGACCATCCCTGGGTCGCGCATCACGAGGTGCACCAGCCGGAGGAGATCGTCGCCGCGACCCAGACGTTGCTCGGCGACGGCTGCGAGCTGATCGTCGTCAACGGCGGCGACGGCACCGTGCAGGCGGTGTTGACCGGTCTGTTCAGCCACCGACCGGTGGACGGGTTGCCGCTGCTGGCGGTGTTGCCGGGAGGCACGACCAACATGGTGGCGGCGGACATCGGCGCCATGTCACGACCCGTTGCCACCCTGCAGCGGGTGCTCGCCACCGCCCGCGCCGGTTGTCTGCGCGGCGACGCCGTGCAGCGGCCGGTGATGCGGGTCGAGATCACTCCCGAGACGCCGCCGATCTACTCCATGTTCTTCGGCACCGGCGCCATCTATCACGGCATCCGGTTCTGCCGGCAGTACGTGGCCACCCTCGGCCTGCGCGGCGAGATCGGCCCGGGCGTGGCGCTGGCGGTGTTCCTGAGCAAGATCGCGCTCGGGCACGGCGGCAGCATGTTCCCCCCGCTGCACCTGTCGGGGCGCCTCGACGGCCGCCCGCTGGCGACGGGCGCGTACATCGGCGCCCTGGTCTCGACCGTGTCGCGACAGTTCCTCGGCCTGCGACCCTTCTGGGGGGAGGAGTCGGCACCGTTGAAGTACACGGCGATGAGCTACGCGCCGCAGCATCTCTGGCGCGCGGCGCCGGCGGTGATGCGAGGTCGGCCGAACCGCTTCGTCAGCCCCGAGAACGGATACACGAGCCACAACGCGCACGAGCTCGAGCTCCACCTCGACTGCGGCTTCACCCTCGACGGCGAGCTGCACACGCCGCGGCCGGGCACCGCGGTGCGCCTGCGCAGCGGCTACCACGCGTCGTTCCTGCGACCGCGCGATCCATGA
- the lptG gene encoding LPS export ABC transporter permease LptG has translation MRAPQRLPTLDRFIAVNVLQSFGFALAALTAVFLVINATEELQRVGAGQYRVRQALWFVLLTLPNELCALFPAAAVLGNAIGLGGLAHRSELIAIAAAGVSRARVLWSALRVVLGLAAVGLVVNEFIAAPLTYRAHIGRSVALSDGRLFSGAGGFWTRAGSSYVNLRTVLPDGSVRDVYVYDFDAQHRMRRLIYARKATYADHAWRLEDLRDQTIGDAGVTTEEVASLPLAIDLTPRQLGLMRVPPDQLSLADIWRGIAAARRQGESATALWLALWQRSVAPVVILVMSLLAVALILAMPRGTTLGRRVFVGGLLGIGFQMFNQTFATFGLVYGLAPWLSATLPTALAFGVACWCVARSPL, from the coding sequence ATGCGGGCGCCGCAACGTCTGCCGACCCTGGACCGCTTCATCGCCGTCAACGTTCTGCAGAGTTTCGGCTTCGCCCTCGCGGCGCTGACGGCGGTGTTCCTGGTCATCAACGCGACCGAGGAGCTGCAGCGGGTCGGGGCCGGGCAGTACCGCGTTCGCCAGGCGCTGTGGTTCGTGCTGCTCACCCTGCCGAACGAGCTCTGCGCGCTGTTTCCGGCCGCCGCGGTGCTCGGCAACGCGATCGGGCTCGGCGGCCTCGCCCACCGCAGCGAGCTGATCGCGATCGCCGCCGCGGGCGTGTCGCGGGCGCGCGTGCTGTGGAGCGCCTTGCGGGTCGTGCTGGGGCTGGCCGCGGTCGGACTCGTCGTCAACGAATTCATCGCCGCGCCGCTCACCTATCGCGCCCACATCGGGCGCTCGGTCGCGCTCTCCGACGGCCGGCTGTTCAGCGGCGCCGGCGGGTTCTGGACCCGCGCCGGGTCGAGCTACGTCAACCTGCGCACGGTGCTGCCGGACGGGAGCGTGCGCGACGTCTACGTGTACGACTTCGATGCCCAGCACCGCATGCGGCGGCTCATCTACGCACGGAAGGCCACGTATGCGGATCACGCCTGGCGTCTGGAGGACCTCCGCGACCAGACGATCGGCGACGCGGGCGTCACCACCGAGGAGGTCGCCAGCCTTCCCCTGGCGATCGACCTGACGCCACGCCAGCTCGGTCTGATGCGCGTGCCCCCGGACCAACTGTCGCTGGCCGACATCTGGCGCGGCATCGCCGCGGCGCGCCGCCAGGGCGAGAGCGCCACGGCGCTGTGGCTGGCGCTGTGGCAGCGGTCGGTGGCGCCGGTCGTGATCCTGGTGATGAGCCTGCTCGCGGTGGCGCTGATCCTGGCCATGCCGCGCGGCACGACGCTCGGGCGTCGGGTCTTCGTGGGCGGGCTGCTCGGCATCGGCTTCCAGATGTTCAACCAGACCTTCGCCACCTTCGGCCTCGTGTACGGACTGGCGCCGTGGCTCAGCGCCACGCTGCCGACCGCGCTGGCGTTCGGGGTCGCGTGCTGGTGCGTGGCGCGCAGCCCGTTGTGA
- a CDS encoding aminotransferase class I/II-fold pyridoxal phosphate-dependent enzyme → MVDVHRYADLFARCARYTHAKETQAAGVYPYFLPISGSEGTEVVIEGARKIMLGSNNYLGLTHDPRVLEAAERAARRYGAGCTGSRLLNGTLDLHEELETELAAFVGKPAAVVFSTGYQANLGIVASLAHRGDAVILDRLDHASIVDGARLSGANVHRYRHADMASLERVLERARRQVTSGGAMVVVDGIFSMEGDLADLPAVIAICQRHGARLVVDEAHSVGVMGGGGAGVHEHFGVTDQCDIVVGTFSKSLASIGGFAAGDETVMHYVRHHARALIFSASIPPYAAATAREALRIIRTEPERRERLWRNRERLADGLRTRGFDIGTSTTPIVPIVVGESARTFFFWRALFDHGVFTNPVIPPAVPDGSSRIRTSVMATHTDALIDEALERIEQAGKQVGVI, encoded by the coding sequence ATGGTCGACGTCCATCGGTACGCGGATCTCTTCGCCCGCTGCGCGCGATACACGCACGCCAAGGAGACGCAGGCGGCCGGGGTCTATCCCTACTTCCTGCCGATCTCCGGGTCGGAAGGCACCGAGGTGGTCATCGAGGGCGCGCGCAAGATCATGCTCGGCTCGAACAATTATCTGGGCCTGACGCACGACCCGCGGGTGCTCGAGGCGGCGGAGCGGGCGGCCCGTCGCTACGGCGCCGGATGCACGGGCAGCCGACTGCTCAACGGCACGCTCGACCTGCACGAGGAGCTCGAGACCGAGTTGGCGGCCTTCGTCGGCAAGCCGGCGGCGGTCGTCTTTTCCACCGGCTACCAGGCCAACCTGGGGATCGTCGCGTCGCTGGCCCACCGAGGCGATGCGGTGATCCTCGACCGGCTCGACCACGCCAGCATCGTCGACGGCGCCAGGCTCTCGGGCGCCAACGTGCACCGATACCGCCACGCCGACATGGCCAGCCTCGAGCGGGTGCTGGAACGGGCGCGCCGGCAGGTGACCAGCGGTGGGGCGATGGTGGTCGTCGACGGGATCTTCAGCATGGAGGGCGACCTCGCCGACCTGCCTGCTGTCATCGCCATCTGCCAGCGCCACGGGGCGCGGCTGGTCGTCGACGAGGCGCATTCGGTCGGCGTGATGGGTGGCGGCGGCGCCGGCGTGCACGAGCATTTCGGCGTGACCGACCAGTGCGACATCGTGGTCGGGACCTTCAGCAAGTCGCTGGCCTCGATCGGCGGCTTCGCCGCCGGCGACGAGACCGTGATGCACTACGTCCGCCACCACGCGCGCGCCCTGATCTTCAGCGCCTCGATCCCGCCCTACGCGGCGGCGACCGCGCGCGAGGCCCTGCGCATCATCCGCACCGAGCCCGAGCGGCGCGAGCGCCTGTGGCGGAACCGGGAGCGGCTGGCGGATGGCCTGCGGACGCGGGGCTTCGACATCGGCACGAGCACCACGCCGATCGTGCCGATCGTCGTCGGGGAATCGGCCCGCACCTTCTTCTTCTGGCGCGCGCTGTTCGACCACGGGGTCTTCACCAACCCGGTGATTCCGCCGGCGGTTCCCGACGGCAGCTCGCGCATTCGCACCAGCGTGATGGCCACGCACACGGACGCGCTCATCGACGAGGCGCTGGAAAGGATCGAGCAGGCGGGGAAACAGGTCGGCGTCATCTGA
- a CDS encoding fatty acid desaturase: MMRTAFVVTDRPNPHLARGRELLKRHPELRRLFGPYPPSGAYIAAIVAGQIGLAYLLRDTSWLWVILAAYLVGAFASHALFVLIHEATHDLVVHGAVRNRLFGILCNVGQGFPSAMSFRTYHLLHHYHLDEYDYDADLAFTWEARVVGNSPLRKAVWLLLFAAVEIVRPLRIKRPYTDAWIVANTVVIVLTDAAIWYFCGIRGLVYVLLSTVVGIGLHPVGARWVQEHYTFHEGQETYSYYGPLNVIQFNIGYHNEHHDLAKVPWAHLPKVRAAAPEFYDHLRWHRSWVQVLLQFLFDPRIDLFARITRVRPARQAPQSVAA; this comes from the coding sequence ATGATGAGGACGGCATTCGTGGTGACCGACCGCCCCAACCCGCACCTCGCGCGGGGGCGGGAATTGCTCAAGCGCCATCCCGAGCTGCGCCGGCTCTTCGGACCGTATCCGCCGTCCGGTGCCTACATCGCCGCCATCGTCGCCGGGCAGATCGGCCTGGCGTATCTCCTGCGCGACACGAGCTGGCTGTGGGTCATCCTCGCCGCCTACCTGGTCGGCGCCTTCGCCAGCCACGCCCTGTTCGTCCTCATCCACGAAGCGACGCACGATCTGGTGGTCCACGGCGCGGTCCGCAACCGTCTGTTCGGCATCCTCTGCAACGTCGGGCAGGGGTTCCCCAGCGCGATGTCCTTCCGCACCTATCACCTCCTGCACCACTATCACCTCGACGAATACGACTACGACGCCGACCTGGCGTTCACCTGGGAGGCGCGCGTGGTGGGCAATTCCCCGCTGCGCAAGGCGGTCTGGCTGCTCCTGTTCGCGGCGGTCGAGATCGTGCGCCCGCTGCGCATCAAGCGGCCCTACACCGACGCCTGGATCGTCGCCAACACGGTGGTGATCGTGCTCACCGATGCCGCGATCTGGTATTTCTGTGGCATCCGCGGCCTGGTCTACGTGCTGCTGTCGACCGTGGTCGGCATCGGCCTGCACCCGGTTGGCGCGCGCTGGGTGCAGGAGCACTACACCTTCCACGAGGGGCAGGAGACGTACTCCTACTACGGCCCCCTGAATGTCATCCAGTTCAACATCGGCTACCACAACGAGCATCACGACCTCGCCAAGGTGCCGTGGGCTCATCTGCCGAAGGTCCGCGCCGCCGCGCCGGAGTTCTACGACCACCTGCGCTGGCACCGCTCGTGGGTCCAGGTGCTGCTGCAGTTCCTCTTCGACCCGCGGATCGACCTCTTCGCGCGCATCACGCGCGTGCGCCCAGCGCGGCAGGCGCCCCAGTCCGTCGCCGCCTGA
- a CDS encoding mitochondrial fission ELM1 family protein, with product MAPPTVWVLLGKGVGGNGQMVALARALGWPYETKDLAFNRLSHCPNALLGATTITVDRRRSSALQPPWPDLVIAGSRRSAPVARWIKRQSGGATRLVHLMHAQAPLAAFDLVITTPQYRLRARPNVLRNVGPLNHVDPARLDAARLQGARRFAGLPRPFTALLVGGDSSTYLLDPLTAARLGREASAAARAAGGSLLVTTSARTPAAAAEALLAAIDCPVFAYRWRRDDPDNPYHAVLALADRFIVTADSASLLAEACESGRPVALFDWPLRPDARRGIKGWLRRWGDARDRRDDDAARWSDRLYDRLVDLGLFKPGRDFAAFHRALRQRGLVAALGETAELPPRQPLDDLARAVDRIRQLLSAGETAAAGAAALRATAAAPAQAR from the coding sequence ATGGCACCGCCGACGGTCTGGGTGCTCCTCGGCAAAGGGGTGGGCGGCAACGGCCAGATGGTCGCCCTGGCCCGCGCGCTCGGCTGGCCGTACGAGACCAAGGACCTCGCCTTCAACCGGCTCAGCCACTGTCCCAACGCCCTCCTGGGGGCGACGACGATCACCGTCGACCGCCGGCGCTCGAGCGCGCTCCAGCCGCCGTGGCCCGACCTGGTGATCGCCGGATCGCGGCGCAGCGCTCCGGTGGCGCGCTGGATCAAGCGCCAGTCCGGCGGCGCCACCCGCCTCGTGCACCTCATGCACGCCCAGGCGCCGCTGGCGGCCTTCGACCTCGTGATCACCACGCCGCAGTACCGACTGCGAGCGCGGCCCAACGTGCTGCGCAACGTCGGTCCCCTGAACCACGTCGATCCGGCGCGCCTGGACGCGGCGCGTCTCCAGGGGGCGCGGCGCTTCGCCGGCCTGCCGCGCCCGTTCACGGCACTGCTGGTCGGCGGCGACAGCTCGACGTACCTCCTCGATCCGCTCACCGCCGCGCGCCTCGGACGCGAGGCCAGCGCGGCGGCGCGCGCCGCCGGCGGCAGTCTGCTGGTGACCACCAGCGCTCGCACGCCGGCCGCCGCCGCCGAGGCGTTGCTCGCCGCCATCGACTGCCCGGTGTTCGCCTACCGCTGGCGGCGGGACGACCCGGACAACCCGTACCACGCGGTGCTCGCCCTCGCCGACCGCTTCATCGTCACCGCCGACAGCGCCTCGCTCCTCGCCGAGGCCTGCGAGAGCGGCCGGCCAGTGGCGCTCTTCGACTGGCCGCTGCGGCCCGACGCGCGGCGCGGCATCAAGGGGTGGCTGCGGCGATGGGGCGACGCGCGGGACCGGCGCGACGACGACGCGGCGCGCTGGAGCGATCGCCTCTACGACCGGCTGGTGGACCTGGGTCTCTTCAAGCCCGGGCGCGACTTCGCCGCCTTCCATCGCGCCCTGCGCCAGCGCGGGCTGGTCGCCGCCCTGGGCGAGACGGCGGAGCTGCCCCCGCGCCAACCGCTCGACGATCTGGCGCGCGCGGTGGACCGCATCCGGCAGTTGCTCAGCGCCGGCGAGACGGCGGCGGCCGGTGCCGCCGCCCTGCGCGCGACCGCCGCGGCCCCGGCCCAGGCGCGCTAG
- a CDS encoding mitochondrial fission ELM1 family protein, which produces MANRQPRRPPGFRTHPECVVLEPRPGLARAARPPVRIFVGTEPGQHRAERVFVWSIEQVRDPSRTYEIHLMADLEGFDRRRWLTGFTNYRFAIPHLAGGSGRAIYNDVDQIYLADPAELFDLDMGAHGFLSITPRDTSVMLIDCGRMAAVWTPEMARRLRRKRIEARTRAAGDLWGPLAREWNARDGEYVAGRSKVLHFTTIHTQPWQPFPERFVYQHNPVGQVWVDMERAADRAGFQVFTARRPSAELAALGAAASAATAGAAPAADDLEALLREAVAERVLEVQLGDQGPWSVATGTGRSVRRLALADGGLADEPDAAVDAVVAAGVLDGAPDADVPWLLEELFRCARRCVYLAARADPLRVAADGSVHARRARPLAWWLARVEHASARHPEVRWRLVVRRGADHGEPPLVREGGRRLDGRPPTVWVLADHKAGHATQSLGLAAALGFPYEVKALRFNLLNHLSNRIRGASRLGLDRARSAPLRPPWPDLVISTGRRTAPVARWIGAQSGGRARLVQLGRRGGETVDAFDLVATCAHFRLPLHPRRVEIVAPLHSVTPERLAEAAARFPQLFAEAPRPHVVLVVGGTCARYRLDADIARHMAEQTAAFARSLGGSLFAITSPRTGVESTAALRAGLAGFGRLHEWKPGEVGNPYIAHLALADVLVVSGDSESMLAEAVAAAKPLFIYPLPERPLGFRLPAEWVARRAEARPRKAKGTVRPQQGLEHLCARLIEAGIVRPPRQLDRLYRGLVDAGAARLFGAPFDPDGCRPLRDVETVARRVRLLLGFADAATPAGPLRPLAPVESLAPPPRAAAASGVQVRLSAAQG; this is translated from the coding sequence ATGGCCAACCGGCAGCCACGGCGGCCGCCGGGATTCCGCACCCATCCGGAGTGCGTCGTCCTCGAGCCACGACCGGGCCTGGCGCGCGCTGCGCGGCCGCCGGTGCGCATCTTCGTCGGCACCGAACCCGGCCAGCACCGCGCCGAGCGGGTCTTCGTGTGGTCGATCGAGCAGGTGCGCGATCCGTCCCGGACATATGAAATTCATCTCATGGCCGACCTCGAAGGGTTCGACCGCCGGCGGTGGCTGACCGGGTTCACCAACTACCGCTTCGCCATTCCGCATCTGGCGGGCGGCAGCGGGCGGGCGATCTACAACGACGTCGATCAGATCTACCTGGCCGATCCCGCCGAGCTGTTCGACCTCGACATGGGCGCGCACGGTTTCCTGTCGATCACGCCGCGCGACACCTCGGTGATGCTCATCGACTGCGGGCGAATGGCCGCCGTATGGACCCCGGAGATGGCGCGACGGCTGCGCCGCAAGCGCATCGAGGCGCGCACCCGGGCCGCCGGCGACCTCTGGGGACCGCTCGCCCGGGAATGGAACGCGCGCGACGGGGAATACGTCGCGGGGCGCTCCAAGGTGCTGCACTTCACCACCATCCACACCCAGCCGTGGCAGCCCTTTCCGGAGCGCTTCGTCTACCAGCACAATCCAGTCGGACAGGTGTGGGTGGACATGGAACGCGCCGCCGACCGCGCCGGCTTTCAGGTCTTCACGGCGCGCCGCCCCAGCGCCGAGCTCGCCGCGCTGGGTGCCGCGGCGAGCGCCGCGACCGCGGGCGCGGCGCCGGCGGCGGACGATCTCGAGGCACTGTTGCGCGAGGCGGTCGCCGAGCGCGTGCTCGAGGTGCAGCTCGGCGATCAGGGCCCGTGGTCGGTGGCCACCGGCACCGGACGCAGCGTGCGGCGGCTGGCGCTGGCGGACGGCGGCCTGGCCGACGAACCCGACGCCGCGGTCGATGCGGTCGTCGCCGCCGGGGTTCTCGACGGGGCGCCGGATGCCGACGTCCCGTGGCTGCTGGAGGAGCTCTTCCGCTGCGCCCGCCGCTGCGTCTACCTCGCGGCTCGTGCCGACCCCCTGCGCGTGGCGGCCGACGGCAGCGTCCATGCGAGGCGGGCGCGCCCGCTCGCGTGGTGGCTGGCGCGCGTCGAGCATGCCAGCGCCCGCCATCCCGAGGTGCGGTGGCGATTGGTGGTCCGCCGCGGCGCCGACCACGGCGAGCCGCCGCTGGTCCGGGAGGGGGGCCGCCGGCTCGATGGGCGACCGCCGACGGTCTGGGTGCTGGCCGATCACAAGGCGGGACATGCCACCCAGTCGCTCGGCCTGGCCGCGGCGCTGGGGTTCCCCTACGAGGTGAAGGCGCTGCGCTTCAATCTGCTCAACCACCTCAGCAACCGGATTCGCGGTGCCAGCCGGCTCGGCCTGGACCGCGCCCGCTCGGCGCCGCTGCGGCCACCATGGCCCGATCTGGTGATTTCGACCGGGCGGCGCACCGCGCCGGTCGCGCGCTGGATCGGGGCGCAGAGCGGGGGCCGCGCCCGACTCGTCCAACTGGGGCGACGCGGCGGCGAGACGGTCGATGCCTTCGATCTGGTCGCCACCTGCGCGCACTTCCGCCTGCCCCTGCACCCGCGGCGGGTGGAGATCGTCGCCCCCCTCCATTCCGTCACGCCCGAGCGGCTGGCGGAAGCGGCCGCGCGGTTCCCGCAACTCTTCGCCGAGGCGCCGCGGCCGCACGTCGTTCTGGTGGTCGGCGGCACCTGCGCCCGCTACCGGCTCGATGCCGACATCGCGCGGCACATGGCCGAGCAGACCGCCGCCTTCGCGCGTTCCCTCGGCGGCTCGCTGTTCGCCATCACCAGTCCGCGAACCGGCGTCGAGTCGACGGCGGCGCTGCGCGCCGGCCTCGCCGGGTTCGGACGCCTGCACGAGTGGAAACCGGGCGAGGTCGGCAACCCGTACATCGCCCACCTGGCGCTCGCGGACGTGCTCGTCGTCAGTGGCGACAGCGAATCGATGCTCGCCGAGGCGGTGGCGGCGGCCAAGCCGCTGTTCATCTATCCGCTGCCGGAACGTCCGCTCGGCTTCCGCCTCCCCGCCGAGTGGGTGGCGCGCCGGGCCGAGGCGCGCCCGCGCAAGGCGAAGGGCACGGTGCGGCCGCAGCAGGGGCTCGAGCACCTCTGCGCCCGCCTGATCGAAGCCGGGATCGTCCGGCCGCCGCGCCAACTCGATCGCCTGTACCGCGGCCTCGTCGACGCGGGCGCCGCGCGCCTGTTCGGCGCCCCCTTCGATCCCGATGGCTGCCGGCCGCTGCGCGATGTCGAGACGGTGGCACGGCGGGTGCGGCTGCTCCTCGGCTTCGCCGACGCGGCGACGCCCGCCGGCCCACTACGACCTCTGGCGCCGGTCGAGAGCCTGGCGCCGCCGCCGCGCGCCGCCGCGGCGAGCGGAGTCCAGGTCCGCCTCAGCGCGGCGCAGGGGTAG
- the lptF gene encoding LPS export ABC transporter permease LptF, which yields MSILSRYTVTEILSHLAGVMVLVVTVFMVRHFTELLGSAAEGDLPSGVLFQLVGLRTAMALPSLLPAGLYIAALLALGRLADDNELLALHACGISPGRIYATVVGLAVVAAGVAAVLSFGVRPWAAVTFHAVRDAALEQARLGQMAPGRFYELGGSSERALYAKERSATDPRVVEQVFVQQRDGDGIAIISAARASEVVDEQLGYRFLRLSDGYRYDLGPDATHIDITAYETLTIRTPLAGGLSEGEQNHALSALELARSPNPEDAAELQWRLASPVSTVLLLLLVIPLSQIPTRWGAYTKLFVALGLYLAYGQLLAMVKKWVANGVWPVLPGTWLVHAVCLSIALALLAAPRLASAGAQRWHAGSAGAR from the coding sequence ATGTCGATCCTGTCCCGTTACACGGTCACCGAGATCCTCTCGCATCTGGCGGGGGTGATGGTGCTGGTGGTGACCGTGTTCATGGTTCGCCACTTCACCGAGCTCCTCGGCTCGGCGGCCGAGGGCGACCTCCCGTCGGGCGTCCTGTTTCAGCTCGTCGGCCTGCGCACCGCCATGGCCCTGCCCTCGCTGCTGCCCGCGGGCCTCTACATCGCCGCCCTGCTCGCCCTCGGACGGCTTGCCGACGACAACGAGCTGCTGGCGCTGCACGCCTGCGGCATCTCGCCGGGGCGCATCTACGCCACCGTCGTCGGCCTCGCCGTGGTCGCCGCGGGGGTGGCCGCCGTGCTCTCGTTCGGGGTGCGTCCCTGGGCCGCCGTGACCTTCCATGCCGTCCGCGACGCGGCCCTCGAGCAGGCGCGCCTCGGGCAGATGGCCCCGGGACGGTTCTACGAGCTCGGCGGCTCCAGCGAACGGGCCCTCTACGCCAAGGAGCGCTCGGCGACCGACCCGCGCGTCGTCGAACAGGTGTTCGTCCAGCAACGCGACGGCGACGGCATCGCCATCATCTCCGCCGCCCGCGCCAGCGAAGTCGTCGACGAGCAGCTCGGCTATCGCTTCCTGCGCCTGTCCGACGGCTATCGCTACGACCTCGGGCCCGATGCGACGCACATCGACATCACCGCCTACGAGACGTTGACCATCCGTACGCCGCTCGCCGGGGGCCTGTCGGAAGGGGAACAGAACCACGCCCTGTCCGCGCTCGAGCTCGCCCGCTCGCCCAACCCCGAGGACGCGGCGGAGCTGCAGTGGCGGCTCGCCAGCCCGGTCTCGACGGTCCTGCTGCTGCTGCTCGTCATTCCCCTCAGCCAGATCCCAACGCGCTGGGGCGCGTACACGAAGCTCTTCGTCGCCCTCGGGCTGTATCTCGCGTACGGCCAGCTCCTGGCGATGGTGAAGAAGTGGGTGGCCAACGGCGTCTGGCCGGTGCTGCCCGGCACCTGGCTGGTGCACGCCGTGTGCCTGAGCATCGCGCTGGCGCTGCTCGCCGCGCCGCGTCTGGCCTCGGCGGGCGCGCAGCGATGGCACGCCGGCTCGGCCGGAGCGCGCTAG